The DNA region GATGCAGGGCATCCGCGACGCGGTGGCAAACGGCACCTTCGAGGATTTTAAAATGAAAACGCGCGCCGGTTGGGCGCGCGGTGACATCGCTCCGAGGTGAGCTTAAGTGATCAGTTGCACACGATCGGTTTCACCGTGTGCTTGGTCACGAACCCGTAACCGCAATTGTCGCAGGTCCAGAGATAGCTGATCAAATTGTCGAACAGGTACGCGGACGCTTCTGCCGCTACCATGGAGTCAGCACACACAGGACAGGTCGGCAAATCGCTGCCGCGCGGATCGGGTCTGGACGCTGCGGTCGACCGGACTTCAGCAAGTGCTGGCATGTGCGCCTCCCTTTGCGTTCTGAGCTGCACCTGACGAAAGTATATAGACGCACTTGTTTGACCTTGTCGCAACACAAATGCGTAGGTTTTACGTTATTTGCGTAGGTTCTTATTTTGCGATGCAACGAATTGGCGCCTCGGCGGTTTCTCACTTGCGCGTCATGATGCGCTGCTTCTAATGAGAGAAGACCGCATATTTCCAGCATATCCCGCAACAGGAGCCGCTTGATGGACGCGCCGTCGACAACGAGTGCAGTGCAACCCGGACGCGGCCGCGTCTTTGACTCCATCGTCGATGCGATCGGCTCGACGCCGATCGTGCGGCTGCGCAGACTGCCGCAGGCAAGCGGCGTCAACGCGACGATCCTCGCCAAGCTGGAATACTTCAATCCGGCGGCCAGCGTGAAGGATCGCATCGGCGCGGCGATGATCGTGGCGATGGAGAAGGCCGGCATCATCAACGCCGACACCGTGCTGATCGAGCCGACCTCGGGCAATACCGGAATCGCGCTCGCCTATGTCGCGGCATCGCGCGGCTATCGGCTGAAGCTCGTGATGCCGGAGTCGATGTCGATCGAGCGGCGGCGGATGCTCGCCTTCCTCGGCGCAGAGATCGTGCTGACCCCGGCGGCGCAGGGCATGAAGGGCTCGATCGCGACCGCGGAAGAACTCGTACGCACGACCCCCAACGCCGTCATGCCGCAGCAGTTCAAGAACCTCGCCAACCCCGAAATCCATCGCCGCACCACCGCGGAGGAGATCTGGAACGACACCGGCGGCAACATCGACTATTTCGTCGCCGGCGTCGGCACCGGCGGCACCATCACCGGCGTCGGGCAGGTGCTGAAGCCGCGCAAGCCGTCATTGCGCGTCGTCGCGGTGGAGCCGGAGGAGAGCCCGGTGCTGTCGGGCGGCCAGCATACGCCGCACAAGATCCAGGGCATCGGCGCGGGCTTCATCCCTGACATCCTCGACCGCTCGGTGATCGACGAGATCGTCAAGATCAACAGCGCCACCGCAATCGAGACCGCGCGCGCGCTGGCGCGCAACGAAGGCATCCCCGGCGGTATCTCGTCGGGGGCAGCGATCGCGGCCGCCTTGCAGATCGGCAAGCGGCCGGAGGCTGCGGGCAAGACCATCCTGGCGATTGTGCCGTCATTCTCGGAGCGCTATCTCTCGACGGTGCTGTTTGAAGGAATCTAGGACATGGCCGACCAGCCGAGACGACCGCGAACCCTGAACGATGCCCGTAGCGAAGCAGAGGCGGCGTTCAAACGGGCCACCACCAAGGTCGCGGATGCGCTGCCGAAGACTGCGGCCGTCCCGGTCCCGGGCGTCCGGGAGCAGGTCACGCTGCGGATCGATCAGGACGTGCTGGCATATTTCCAGGAGGGCGGCCCTGGCTGGCAGGACCGCATCAACGCGGCGCTGCGCAAGGCCGCCGGGAAGTAGCGCGCTTTCGAAGCAGGGAAGCCCGGGATGATCCCCGGGCTTCGTGTTCGAGCCGCAGCGGTGTAGCGCTCGCGGCCGTCATCTTGCGCGCGCCGACACCTTTGCAGCGGGCTTCAGGTTCAGAAGGTTGCCGGCCAGGATCATGGCGGCGCCAAGCACCGTATAGGCGTCGAGCTGCTCGGCATAAATCAGCCACCCGACGATCGCGGTCAGCGGGACCCGGACGAAATCCATCGGGATCACGACGGTTGCATCAGCGTGGAGCAGGGCGCGCGCCATGCAGTAATGCGAGAAGGTGCCGCAGAATGCGATCACGGCAAGCCAGCCCCAGGTGGAGAGCGGCGGCCAGGTCCAGACATAGAGCGCAGGCCCGATGCTGGCGAGCGACTGCACCACCAGCATCCAGAAGATGATCGTCAGCGCCTGCTCGGTCCGAGTCAGCGATTTGACCACGACGATCGAGACTCCGAAGCCCATGGCCGCGGCAAGCGCGATCAGCTGGCCTGGATTGATCGCCCCGGTCGCCGGCCGCACGATCACGATGACGCCGATGAGGCCAAGCACGATCGCAACGACCTTCCAGGATGTCATCCGTTCGCCGAGGAAGCCCGCCGCGAGGATCGCGGTCCAGATCGGCATCGTGAACTCGATCGCGACCACCTGGCCGATCGGAATCAGTGTGAGCGCATAGAACCAGCCAAGCTGCGCGCAGAAATGGATCAGGTTGCGCGCGATGTGCAGGTGAACGCGCGCGGTCTTCACGATCGCAAGCCCGCCATGGATGTGGACCAGCGGATACAGCATCACGAAGCCGAGCACGCCGCGCACGGCCATCAGCTGGAAGACGTTGACCTCGCGCGTCGCCTCGCGGCCGGCCACCGCCACGATCAGCATCAGCGCGAGCCAACCGGACATCCACAGTGCTGCGCGGGTCTTTGAGGGCGTGCGATCCATGATCGGATTGAGATGAGGAGGGATTCCCGGTATCGGCGAGCCGATATGAATTTGCAACGCGCAATTCTGCGATGCGGTGGTGCGCCAACCGCGTGATCTCTGCTAAGCAGGGCGGGAATAATCACATTGGGAGGATCTGCTCATGCGTGTCTTGCAACCGGCCGAGTGGTCGAAACCCCGCGGCTTCTCGCACGGTGTCACGTTCGATGCGCCCGGCAAATGGATCGTGCTGGCGGGGCAGACCGGCGGCGACGAGAAGGGCGAGTACGCGTCCGAGATGGCTGCCCAGGTCGGCACGGCGCTGAAGCGCATCATCAAGCTGTTGAACGAAGCCGGCGCCGGTCCCGAGCACATCGTCCGCCTGACCTGGTACCTGACCAGCCGCAGCGAATACGAGGCCGCGGGCGCCGGTATCGGCGCGGCGTGGAAGGAGACGCTCGGACGCAATTTCCCGCCGTCCACGCTGCTCTATATCGACGGGCTGGTCGATCAGCGCGCCAAGGTCGAGATCGAGGTCACCGCGTTCGTGCCTGCCGCATAGAGGCACATGCGCGCCATTGCCTGCGCAGCCAACAAAAAAGCCCTCGGGATTACCCGAGGGCTTTTGTCGTTGGAGTCCTGATAGCTTACTTCGACAGCGTGATGTTGGCGCCGCGGAACTGGCTGTCGGCCCTGATCGTGACGGACTGCTTGTTGCCGGCGGTGCGCATCGAGATGTCGGCATTGAAGCCGGGCGCGCTGGCAGCGACCTGGAAGTTGCCGCCGCCGCCGCGACCTCGCAGATCGCCGTTGACATTGCGACTGGACTCGCTCCAGGAGCCCGTGACCGCATTACCCTCGGCCTGCACATCGGCCGCCAGGTTGAACTTGTAGGCGTCGCTGGCGCAGGTGAGGCCCATAGTCATCCGGGGCCCGCCGACGTGGTAGGTCGCACGGCAGCGGATACGTTCGCTGGAACCGTCATCCAGGGTGACCGTGCCGGCGCCCGACCAAGTGCCAGCCATGCCGGCGAACGGGCTGGACTGGGCGTGGCCCGCGCTGCTTGCCAATGCGGTCACGAAAAACGCGACGGCTGCAAATGCTGGCCGCCGCGCGATGGCGAAGAAACTCGATACGCTGGTGATCTTACTGACGGGATGCTTCCCATCGGCCGCTGCACGGTACGCCAGCTGATGCCCCATTCCACTTCCCCGATCCGGAGTTGCCACTGAGTTGTCCGTTCGCATATGCACCATTGATCGAGACTCGCACAAGGCCCCCGCTGCCCACGGTTCCGGAGATCCCCGCACCCTGCGCTGAGATCTTTCCGTCGACGACATTCACTGTTGAACTGGACGACGGCTCGCAGCTGCCGGTCTTGGTGACGACAGTGACGCTCCAGAGGCCGTCGTAGGGCTGCTGGGCGGACACGGGAACAGCGGTGAGGGCAACTGCCGAAGCGACCGAGGTGACCAAAATCAGGTCGCGAATGCGGATCGAACGCATGAATCAAATCCCTGTAATTTCGTGTGATGACGCGGCTTATCCTGTCACAATGTGTTCAAAATTTGCTGCGTCGCAGAAGCCCCAAATGTTCCTGTGGACTCAAACACATCATAGTGAATCTGGTTCCGGGTCAGGAACGAAGAATTTGTTCCGTCGCTTGATTGCATCGGGTATTAAGATACCAAGATGCGGATTAGTGTTTGCTGGGGCTGAGGTTAGGCGCCTTGGTCGCAAACTGCTCATCCTGGGGCTTGGCCGGCAGCGTCTTGAAGGCCTTCGCGTAATCGATGACCTCCCCGAGCAGGCGCAGGCCGAGCGGTGCGAGCGCACGCTCCCACAATTCGCGTGCGGTCTCGCCCTTCTTGACGAACACCCAGTCCTGGGCGGCGATGGCGCCGGCGTCCATGCGGTCGGCGAGGTGATAGATGCTGCCGCCGGCGATCGGATCGCCTTCCTTGATGGTCCACTCCACCGCCGCGATGCCGCGGTGGCGGGGCAGCAGCGACGGGTGGTAGCCGACGCCACCAAACTTGGCCACGGCGAGGGCCTCCTTGCTGACCCGGGCGTGGCTGTGGGCCGTGACGATCAGGTCGGTGCCCGGCGCGATCTCGGCGGCCGTCACCAGCTTGGGATCGGCCTGGACCACGACCTCGATGCCGGCCGCCCGGGCCGCAGCCGCCAGCCGGTCCTCGCCGTCATGGACGACCACCCTTGCGATCTCGACGGCGTGCTCGCGCAGCATGTTCAAGGTCGTCACGCCGAAGTGGCGGGAACCGACGAGGGTAAGGCGCATGGGATCAATTCCGTGGGGGTTACGCGGGATTTGGTTGGGCTGCCGCTATGCCGATAGCACACCGCGGCCGCCTGTTTCGTTGTCCTGCCCGTTATCAACAGGTCGGCCGGCTGGCAACCTCAGGCCGACGGCTGCTTGC from Bradyrhizobium sp. B124 includes:
- a CDS encoding BrnA antitoxin family protein, whose product is MADQPRRPRTLNDARSEAEAAFKRATTKVADALPKTAAVPVPGVREQVTLRIDQDVLAYFQEGGPGWQDRINAALRKAAGK
- a CDS encoding RidA family protein, which translates into the protein MRVLQPAEWSKPRGFSHGVTFDAPGKWIVLAGQTGGDEKGEYASEMAAQVGTALKRIIKLLNEAGAGPEHIVRLTWYLTSRSEYEAAGAGIGAAWKETLGRNFPPSTLLYIDGLVDQRAKVEIEVTAFVPAA
- a CDS encoding DMT family transporter, encoding MDRTPSKTRAALWMSGWLALMLIVAVAGREATREVNVFQLMAVRGVLGFVMLYPLVHIHGGLAIVKTARVHLHIARNLIHFCAQLGWFYALTLIPIGQVVAIEFTMPIWTAILAAGFLGERMTSWKVVAIVLGLIGVIVIVRPATGAINPGQLIALAAAMGFGVSIVVVKSLTRTEQALTIIFWMLVVQSLASIGPALYVWTWPPLSTWGWLAVIAFCGTFSHYCMARALLHADATVVIPMDFVRVPLTAIVGWLIYAEQLDAYTVLGAAMILAGNLLNLKPAAKVSARAR
- a CDS encoding formyltransferase family protein, with product MRLTLVGSRHFGVTTLNMLREHAVEIARVVVHDGEDRLAAAARAAGIEVVVQADPKLVTAAEIAPGTDLIVTAHSHARVSKEALAVAKFGGVGYHPSLLPRHRGIAAVEWTIKEGDPIAGGSIYHLADRMDAGAIAAQDWVFVKKGETARELWERALAPLGLRLLGEVIDYAKAFKTLPAKPQDEQFATKAPNLSPSKH
- the cysK gene encoding cysteine synthase A, whose translation is MDAPSTTSAVQPGRGRVFDSIVDAIGSTPIVRLRRLPQASGVNATILAKLEYFNPAASVKDRIGAAMIVAMEKAGIINADTVLIEPTSGNTGIALAYVAASRGYRLKLVMPESMSIERRRMLAFLGAEIVLTPAAQGMKGSIATAEELVRTTPNAVMPQQFKNLANPEIHRRTTAEEIWNDTGGNIDYFVAGVGTGGTITGVGQVLKPRKPSLRVVAVEPEESPVLSGGQHTPHKIQGIGAGFIPDILDRSVIDEIVKINSATAIETARALARNEGIPGGISSGAAIAAALQIGKRPEAAGKTILAIVPSFSERYLSTVLFEGI